A region from the uncultured Holophaga sp. genome encodes:
- a CDS encoding glycosyltransferase family 4 protein, whose protein sequence is MSRTTLFSVPGGDTTQILKTAGALRCLGVQVDISTDLHSDFRGYDLVHLFNLMRPQEVFLQASRAKKAGKPVALSTIYGPYVEFDRMARGGLAGAIARALPHSTFEYLKIAARAVINHEINPGTYQIVTKGYRPLQEKIISLTDILLPNSESELTRVRMDFPAASAIPGIVVPNAVDIDRFDYDRVVVSQSIKPYTGCILSVGRIEGRKCQLQLVRAMRGLDAQLVIIGQPAPNHLKYFEQVKEEAGSNVEFLGQIDHELLPEYYKAAKTHCLVSWMETPGLSSLEAAAMGCNIVITSKGDTQDYFRDQATYCDPNSVQSIREAIQHALSEPTQTDLRNRVRTDYTWEKAAMATLAAYDHVLRIPTHLK, encoded by the coding sequence TTGTCTAGAACCACTTTATTTTCCGTACCAGGCGGTGATACCACCCAGATCCTTAAGACGGCAGGAGCGCTGCGCTGCCTCGGTGTACAGGTCGATATTTCCACCGATCTGCACTCGGATTTCAGAGGTTACGATCTGGTACATCTCTTCAACCTCATGAGACCCCAAGAGGTCTTCCTGCAAGCCAGTCGAGCCAAAAAGGCCGGGAAACCTGTCGCCCTGTCAACTATATATGGCCCTTATGTCGAGTTTGATCGCATGGCCCGTGGAGGCCTAGCCGGAGCAATCGCGAGAGCCCTCCCCCACAGCACCTTCGAATATCTCAAAATCGCAGCAAGGGCTGTAATAAATCACGAGATCAACCCCGGTACTTACCAGATAGTCACCAAGGGATATCGCCCTCTCCAAGAAAAAATCATTTCGCTTACGGACATCCTGCTTCCAAATTCAGAATCCGAGTTGACAAGGGTTCGAATGGATTTCCCGGCGGCGTCGGCCATCCCAGGGATCGTCGTTCCAAATGCAGTTGACATTGATAGATTTGACTATGACAGGGTTGTTGTGTCCCAGTCCATCAAACCCTACACAGGTTGCATCCTATCGGTAGGACGCATTGAAGGCCGTAAATGCCAACTGCAGTTAGTAAGGGCCATGCGCGGCCTGGATGCACAATTAGTCATCATCGGTCAGCCCGCACCGAACCATTTGAAATATTTCGAACAAGTTAAAGAAGAAGCGGGAAGCAATGTCGAATTTCTAGGCCAGATCGATCATGAACTCCTCCCCGAGTATTACAAAGCAGCAAAAACCCACTGCTTAGTCAGCTGGATGGAAACGCCCGGCCTGTCTTCACTTGAGGCGGCTGCGATGGGGTGCAATATCGTCATCACCAGCAAAGGAGATACTCAAGACTATTTCCGAGATCAAGCCACCTATTGCGACCCAAATTCTGTCCAATCCATCAGGGAAGCCATTCAGCATGCCCTGTCCGAACCCACTCAAACAGATCTGCGCAACCGGGTTCGGACTGACTACACATGGGAGAAGGCTGCCATGGCCACCCTGGCTGCCTATGATCACGTTCTTAGAATCCCAACTCACCTGAAATAG
- a CDS encoding glycosyltransferase, with product MSQLGVEEGQTFNPDKLVRADSGNHRLIYAGRLDWIKGLDLAIEALDRLPPTFTFAIYGRGPAEPRLKALVAALGLTGRVQFTPPVSRDELVGIYSSGSLFLFPSSESAGLAWVEALTCGLPVVGFEGESSELALAQSSLNGIHLALNGPTREDAVQSLASTIQSAIGDETDPRHTRDKAIGKYSWDQKSATILQAYRSLSKRH from the coding sequence ATGAGCCAACTTGGAGTCGAAGAAGGACAAACATTCAATCCGGATAAACTGGTTCGAGCAGATTCCGGAAACCACCGCCTCATCTATGCAGGGCGACTGGACTGGATCAAGGGGCTGGATCTGGCCATTGAAGCGTTGGACCGATTACCCCCAACTTTTACCTTCGCAATCTACGGACGCGGCCCCGCAGAACCACGACTCAAAGCCCTTGTTGCAGCGCTTGGGTTAACAGGGAGGGTCCAATTCACTCCGCCAGTATCGCGAGATGAGCTTGTCGGCATCTATTCCTCGGGCAGTCTCTTCCTCTTTCCATCCTCTGAATCGGCTGGCCTTGCCTGGGTCGAAGCGTTGACCTGTGGACTTCCAGTCGTCGGTTTCGAAGGCGAAAGCAGCGAACTGGCCTTGGCCCAATCAAGCCTGAATGGTATCCATCTGGCATTGAATGGCCCCACTAGGGAAGATGCTGTCCAGAGCTTGGCGTCAACCATACAAAGCGCCATTGGAGATGAGACAGATCCTCGTCACACACGGGATAAAGCCATCGGGAAATACAGCTGGGATCAGAAATCAGCCACGATCCTCCAGGCATACCGTTCATTATCCAAGCGCCATTAA